A section of the Epinephelus moara isolate mb chromosome 3, YSFRI_EMoa_1.0, whole genome shotgun sequence genome encodes:
- the LOC126387916 gene encoding endonuclease domain-containing 1 protein, with protein MNLSPASLFVPLLGCFLPLMSATVVLDFNHVERCKDSLYMGTPPRGFTDTKLKRICQRYADRPRYVTLYDPQKRIPVYSAYTFKKTEGDRRVDYPWMYEPQLAEVDGNGNMQPFPTGYLHMKFEDSQAVLDDYSDVVLYERGHLNPDQHQSTPHDRAATYTLTNVVPEIREFNIGPWREYEERIRVRLNNFCRGTAYIVTGVTTRGNMIRRNNQDRVAIPEDVWSAYCCTDYDRNAPHDVRIRFPSYGALAKNAREGNSVNEMPVLELEIFLKNNLDVDQNLQLFYDNCVSPSPLPLYLQHTI; from the exons ATGAATTTGTCACCAGCTTCCCTTTTTGTTCCTTTGCTGGGCTGTTTTTTGCCTCTAATGTCAGCAACAGTTGTTCTAGATTTTAATCACGTAGAGAGATGCAAGGACTCCCTGTACATGGGGACACCACCACGCGGGTTCACCGACACCAAACTGAAGAGGATCTGCCAACGTTACGCTGACAGACCTCGCTATGTGACCCTGTACGACCCCCAGAAGCGGATTCCAGTTTACTCAGCTTATACTTTCAAGAAAACAGAAGGAGACAGACGTGTGGACTACCCCTGGATGTATGAGCCACAG CTGGCAGAAGTTGATGGGAATGGAAACATGCAGCCCTTCCCTACTGGCTACCTCCACATGAAGTTTGAGGACAGCCAGGCGGTCCTGGATGACTACTCTGATGTGGTCTTGTATGAGAGAGGTCACCTGAACCCGGACCAGCACCAATCCACGCCCCACGACCGTGCTGCCACCTACACTCTAACCAACGTGGTCCCAGAGATACGCGAGTTCAACATCGGGCCTTGGCGTGAGTATGAGGAGCGGATCCGGGTCCGCCTCAACAACTTCTGCCGGGGCACGGCCTACATCGTGACCGGAGTGACAACCAGGGGCAACATGATCCGCAGAAACAACCAAGACCGCGTGGCCATCCCCGAAGATGTGTGGTCCGCTTACTGCTGCACTGACTATGACCGGAACGCACCCCATGATGTTCGCATCCGCTTCCCGTCTTATGGAGCCTTGGCCAAAAATGCCAGAGAGGGCAACAGTGTGAATGAGATGCCAGTGCTGGAGCTTGAGATCTTTCTGAAAAATAATCTTGATGTTGACCAGAACCTTCAGCTCTTTTATGACAACTGCGTCTCTCCCTCACCCCTCCCTCTTTACCTCCAACATACTATCTGA